The DNA region ATCGGACAGGGCGGTGGCGTGAGCGCCTCCGCACCGATGACTCTCGCTCCCTCGACGGTGGCGGTGGTCGGAGCGCACTGCGACGACATCGCGATCGGGGCCGGCGCGACGCTGCTGCAGATGACCCGGCGCAATCCGGCGATGGTGGTGCACGCGTTGGTGATGACCGGTGCGGGCACAGAACGTGAGGTCGAGGAGAAGAACGCCTTCGCCGCGATGTGTGGTGCCGCGGAGGTGCGGTTGACCGTCGCCGACCTGCCCGACGGAAACCTTCCTAGACATTGGGGCGAGGTCAAGGATCACGTGGCCGAGTTCCGGCGATCCTGTGAACCCGACCTGGTGATCGGTCCCCAACGTCACGACGCCCACCAGGATCACCGGATGCTCGCCGAGCTCATGCCCACCGAGTTCCGCGACCACATGTACTGGGGCTACGAGATTCTCAAGTGGGAGTCCGATCTGCCGACCCCCAACGTGTACCGGGCGGTGTCCCCCGAGGTGGCCGAGCTGAAACAGGCGCTGCTGCACAGCAGTTATCCGTCGCAGACGGGGAAGTTCTGGTTCGACGAGGAAGCCTTCCTCGGGTTGATGAGGATCCGCGGGGTGCAGTGCCGCAGCCGCTACGCGGAGGCCTTCGTCGCCGACAAGGTGAATGTCGAGATCTAGAAGGATGACAATGCGCGTATTGATCACCGGGTCGGATGGTTATCTCGGAGCTCTGGTGGCGCCCTACCTCGGTGCCCTCGGTTTCGACGTCGTCGGGCTCGACACCGGCTACTACAAGTCGGGATGGTTGTGCTCCGATCAGCTCGCCGGCGCCGCTCGAAACGGCCGGACACCGGCCACGCTGGTGCGCGACATCCGCGAGGTGGACGTCGAGGATCTGCGTGGCTTCGATGCCGTCGTGCACATGGCCGAGTTGAGCAACGACCCCCTGGGCGAGCTGACCGGTGACGTCACCTACGACATCAACCACCGAGGAAGTGTGCATCTCGCCGAGTGCGCCAAACGTGCCGGGGTGCAACGCTTCGTCTACATGTCGTCGTGCAGCGTCTACGGTGCGGCCGACGGTACGGTGAGCGAAGCGAGCCCGCTGAACCCGCTGACGGCGTACGCGAGGTGCAAGGTGATGGTCGAGCGCGACCTGAGCGCGATGGCCGACGACAGCTTCTCGCCGACGTTTCTTCGCAACGCGACCGCGTTCGGCGCGTCCCCGCGCATGCGCTTCGACATCGTGCTGAACAATCTGTGCGGCCTGGCATGGGTCGAGCGCAGGATCGCGATGACCAGTGACGGCACCCCCTGGAGGCCACTCGTGCACGGGTTGGATATCGCGCAGGCCATCCGGTGCGCCCTGGACGCCGGGCGCGACACGGTGCACGGGCTGGTCGTCAACGTGGGCAGTGACGAGAACAACGTGACGGTACGGGACATCGCGTCGGTCGTCGGTGCCGAATTCCCGGACTGCGCGGTGACTTTCGGACCACCCAGCGCCGACCAGCGCAGCTACCGCGTCGACTTCTCACGCATCCACAGCACGTTCCCGCAGTTCAGTGCGCAATGGGGGGTAGCGGCCGGAGCGGCTCAGCTGCATCGGGTGTTCGAAGCCATCGCGCTGACCGGTGAGACGTTCTACGGGCGCGGTCATACGCGGCTGAAGCAGATCGAGCATCTGATCGACACCGGACAACTCGACAGCCGGCTGTTCTGGGCCGACCCGGTGCTCACTTCGGTAGGAGTGTGACCCGATGATGCAGTGCCGACTCTGTGGCGCACACCGGTTACGCAGCGTGCTGGACCTCGGTGCGACTCCACCCTGCGAGAAGTTCCTCACCCGAGAAGAACTCGACGAGCCGGAAGCGACCTTCCCGCTTCACCTTCGGCTGTGCGAGGACTGCCTGCTGCTGCAGATCCCGGCGCTGATCACCCCGGAAGACACATTCACCGAGTACGCGTACTACTCGTCGTTCTCCGACAGTTGGGTGCAGCACGCCAAGACGTTCGTCGGCGACGCGACGCAGCGGCTTGAACTGGGGCCTGACTCGCTGGTGATCGAGGTCGCCAGCAACGACGGGTACCTGCTGCAGCATGTGGTCGCGGCGGGAATCCCGTGCCTGGGCATCGAACCGTCGGTGAATGTCGGCGAGGCAGCCCGCGAACGCGGCGTGCCGACCGAGACGGCGTTCCTCGACGAGGCGCTGGCAGCCCGGGTGAGGGCCGAGCGCGGACCCGCAGACCTCGTCATCGCCAACAACGTCTACGCGCACATCCCGGATCTGCTGGGATTCACCGCGGCGCTGCGAACGCTCGTCGCCGACACCGGTTGGCTCAGCATCGAAGTGCATCACGCCCTCGAACTCGTGAGCAACGGCCAGTTCGACACCATCTACCACGAGCACTTCCAGTACTACACAGTGCTTTCCGCGATGCGGGCACTTGCCACAGCGGATCTGGCTGTCGTCGACGTCGACCTGATCCCCACACACGGTGGCTCGATCCGGTTGTGGGCGCGTCCTGCGACGGTGGCCGGTCCGCAGAGCCAACGGGTTCGTGATGCGCTTGCCGCGGAGGCGCTAGCCGGTCTGCACGAGGTCGATGGCTACCTGCAGCTGAAAGAACGCACCGAAACGATCCGCCACGAGTTGCTGAGGTTCCTGCTCGAATGCCGCGCCGACGGCAAGCGGGTCGTCGGCTACGGGGCCCCGGGTAAGGGCAACACCCTGCTGAACTACGCCGGTATCCGCTCCGATCTCATCGAGTACATCGTCGACCGGAATCCCTACAAACACGGCAGGTTCACCCCGGGTACCCGGATTCCGATCCACGATCCCGCGGTCCTCGCCGGGGACCGCCCCGATGTCGTGCTTGCGTTGCCGTGGAACCTCGAGCAGGAGCTGACCGAGCAGCTCGGCTACATCACCGAGTGGGGTGGGCAGCTGTATTTCCCGCTCCCCGAAATGCACCTGGCCAGTCGGTGACACACCCGCACGGTGCTCAGTCGAGCCGATCCAGAAGTTCCCGCCAGCTCCCTGCACCGGCATCGCGTGCCGAGATGTTCGACACCTGCTGCGGCCAGGCGATGGCGAGGTCGGCGTCGTGAGGATTGACGGCGATGTCCTCGGCGCTGTCGTGTGGACGGTCGATCCGGTAGCAGACGTCGGCGAGTGGGGTCAGCGCCTGGAAGCCGTGCAGGAATCCGGGCGGGATGTACAGATGCCGAAAAGCACTGTCGTCCAAAAGGAAAGCCTCCTGCATCCCGAAAGTCGGCGATTGCCTTCGGATGTCGACCAGTACGTCGTGAACCGCCCCGCGTGCGCACCGGACGAGTTTGGCTTCACCGCGGCCCGATCTGCCGTGCATGCCTCGCAGCACCCCCTGAGCCGAGCGCGATTGGGAGTCCTGCACAAAAGTCGCCGATTTACCGGCACCCACATGCTCGTCGAACACCTGCGCGTCGAAGGTCCGCGTGAAGAAGCCGCGGTCGTCGCGGTGGGGTTCGTTGACGAGCAGCAGTACATCGGCGAGGCGTGTCGTCTCGATCCGCACCGGGTGATTGTGGCATGAATCGCTGCCGCGGATGCGGGTCTTCACAGCTGAGGTGTGTGCTCGATCTGGGTCGGGTCGCCGCGGCGGACTATTTTCCGCCGGCGGAATCACCTGTGACGGAATCCGAGTCATCGCACGGACTTCGAATGGACTTGTGCGCCCAGTGCGCCT from Mycobacterium sp. DL includes:
- a CDS encoding PIG-L family deacetylase, which encodes MTLAPSTVAVVGAHCDDIAIGAGATLLQMTRRNPAMVVHALVMTGAGTEREVEEKNAFAAMCGAAEVRLTVADLPDGNLPRHWGEVKDHVAEFRRSCEPDLVIGPQRHDAHQDHRMLAELMPTEFRDHMYWGYEILKWESDLPTPNVYRAVSPEVAELKQALLHSSYPSQTGKFWFDEEAFLGLMRIRGVQCRSRYAEAFVADKVNVEI
- a CDS encoding SDR family oxidoreductase, which encodes MRVLITGSDGYLGALVAPYLGALGFDVVGLDTGYYKSGWLCSDQLAGAARNGRTPATLVRDIREVDVEDLRGFDAVVHMAELSNDPLGELTGDVTYDINHRGSVHLAECAKRAGVQRFVYMSSCSVYGAADGTVSEASPLNPLTAYARCKVMVERDLSAMADDSFSPTFLRNATAFGASPRMRFDIVLNNLCGLAWVERRIAMTSDGTPWRPLVHGLDIAQAIRCALDAGRDTVHGLVVNVGSDENNVTVRDIASVVGAEFPDCAVTFGPPSADQRSYRVDFSRIHSTFPQFSAQWGVAAGAAQLHRVFEAIALTGETFYGRGHTRLKQIEHLIDTGQLDSRLFWADPVLTSVGV
- a CDS encoding class I SAM-dependent methyltransferase — translated: MQCRLCGAHRLRSVLDLGATPPCEKFLTREELDEPEATFPLHLRLCEDCLLLQIPALITPEDTFTEYAYYSSFSDSWVQHAKTFVGDATQRLELGPDSLVIEVASNDGYLLQHVVAAGIPCLGIEPSVNVGEAARERGVPTETAFLDEALAARVRAERGPADLVIANNVYAHIPDLLGFTAALRTLVADTGWLSIEVHHALELVSNGQFDTIYHEHFQYYTVLSAMRALATADLAVVDVDLIPTHGGSIRLWARPATVAGPQSQRVRDALAAEALAGLHEVDGYLQLKERTETIRHELLRFLLECRADGKRVVGYGAPGKGNTLLNYAGIRSDLIEYIVDRNPYKHGRFTPGTRIPIHDPAVLAGDRPDVVLALPWNLEQELTEQLGYITEWGGQLYFPLPEMHLASR
- the rfbC gene encoding dTDP-4-dehydrorhamnose 3,5-epimerase; this encodes MRIETTRLADVLLLVNEPHRDDRGFFTRTFDAQVFDEHVGAGKSATFVQDSQSRSAQGVLRGMHGRSGRGEAKLVRCARGAVHDVLVDIRRQSPTFGMQEAFLLDDSAFRHLYIPPGFLHGFQALTPLADVCYRIDRPHDSAEDIAVNPHDADLAIAWPQQVSNISARDAGAGSWRELLDRLD